The DNA segment CACAACCTTCAGCGTCTGGGGTATGCCTCCCAGGTCTGTGAGGTCAAAGTTCCTGGCGAAAGGCTCTTTGGCAAAGATGTGGGCGGACTCATCGTCGAAGAAGATTTCCACCTTTTCAACCTGGCGATTGTCAGTCACCTTGAGCTCGATAGGCAGGGTGCCGAAGTAGGAAGCCCATTTCTCCGGTTTGATAATCTCGATCCTGGGTGGTTCAATATCGAAGAGGTAGTCACAGTTGAAGGGTGTGAGGAATACCAGAAGGATAATGAGCAGGCCTCTGGGCAGGAACTTCCCTGTTGTCACGCCATTGTTCCTACGTTATGTCACCAAGTTATAAAGATATGCAAAATTAAAGCTATTGGACTTGACAAAACTGCTGCAAGGATACATAAGATATTGATGGAAGTCAACTCCAATGATGATTATCGAGTGATCCGTCAGCCGACGGATTGGTCTCTGACTGCGCCTCGGCAAGCTCAGGGTAAACTCGGCTCAGGGCAAGCCCCTTCGGCGAGCTCAGGGCAGGCACTCATGCGGTCATTGCTGACGGCTGACTGGTAACGTAAGTTTCGCCCCTATGCACAAGGCACGCCGACAGGCTAGCTCCCGGGTGGCTGATTTTCTGGCCCATCCCCGCAGGGCGCTGTGGACACTCAGTCTGCCCATCCTGGGAGGGCAAGTGATCCACACGTTCTATTCCATCGTGGACATGATTTTCGTAGGTTGGGTGGGGCCGGATGCCGTGACCGCCCTGGCCTTCAATGTGCCGTTGGTATTTTTTGCCATGGGTATGACCATGGGACTCTCGTCGGGGGTAACGGCGGTGGTGGCCCAGGCCCTTGGTGGCCGGGATAAGGCCCGGGCGGACAACACCGCTGAGCATGCCGTGGTACTGGGACTGGCCATTGGTGCGCCGCTGGTCGTTATCGGTCTCACGTGGGGGCCGCAGCTGCTGTCTGTGCTGGGTGCCCGCGGAGATGTCTCCGTTCTGGCCTGGTCCTATTTCCAGGTGATCTGCTGGGGGATGATTTTTTCAACGCTGTCGGCCTTTTTCCGGGGAATTCTGGCCGGTGAGGGCGATACGCTGCGTCCCATGCTGATCATGGGCATGGGAATGGTGCTGAATATTATCCTCGACCCGGTATTCATTTTTGCATTCGGTCTGGGAGTGCGCGGGGCGGCGTACGCGACGGTGATCAGCCAGTTGATCGTCTTCAGCACCTTTGTTTACCTGATTTTCCTGCGCCGGTCCACTTTCGTTCAGTTCCGCCTGCGCTACTTCCAGTTCAAGACCGCCATCCTGGTGGCCATTTTCCAAATCGGCGTCCCGGCTTCCATTTCCTTTGTCTTTATGTCTATGGGACAGGGGATATATAATAAGATTCTCAGCAGCTTTTCGCAGTATGCCGTGGCTGCCTACCAGATCGCAGGCCGGGTGGAGATGATCTACTTCATGCCGGTTATTGCCATTGCTACCGGGGTTGTGACTTTGGCGGGTATGTTTTACGGTGCCGGTGAATATGGCCGGCTGCGCGAGATCGTCCGTTATGCTATCCAGTGGGCGGTGGTGATCGGGCTGGTGGCAGTGGTGTTGATTTACCCTTCCGCACCCGTCATTATGCAGATTTTCAAACCCAGCGATGAGATCCTGGCTTATGGTGTGAACTACCTGCGCATCATAGTGCTCATTTTTCCTTTCGTGCCCATCGGCGTTATCAGCGGCCGGGTGATGCAGGGGCTCGGGAAGGGACTGCCGTTCATGGTGCTTTCCTTTCTGCGGGTCATAGCCATCGGCACACCTCTGGCGGCGATATTCACCTATGTGTTCGAGAAGCCTATTGAATGGGTCTGGTTCGCAATGATCAGCGGCGGGCTGGTATCGATGGTGGTGGGCTTGATCTGGCTGGGTGCCAGCCTGCGCCAGGCCGAGCGCCGGCCCCGACCGGATAAGGTGCTTAAGGAAGCCCCTGAGCCGGCCTTGAAAGGCGCGGCTTAGCTCCCCTCAGTTCACCAGCTCCGGTACCATCATCCAGCGTAGCGACCAGGCACCAACCTCATCCCGCCGCAGGCAGACTACCCCACCCATCTGGAATTGCACCACGGTCCGCTCGTCATTTTGAATTAACAGGCGGGCGGCCAGTTTGCTCATATGCGGCAGGTGGCCGACCAGCATCAGGTCTTCATCGGTTTCGGCCAGGCGGCCGGCCCAGATGGCGGGGTCGTCCAGGGGGCTGAGACCGTCGGTGGCAGTGACACTGCCGGGGTGCAGGTGTTCGGCCAGGGTCTCGGCGGTCTGTTGGGCGCGGAGCTTGCCGCTGTGCAGGATGAGGCCAACCCGCACCGCACTATGCTCGGAGAGGAAGGCCGCCACCTTCCGGATGTCGGCCTGACCTTTATCGGAGAGGGGCCGCCCCGGGTCCTCCTCCTTGGGTCTGGCATCGGCGTGCTGGACGAGGTAGAGGTGCATGGATAGTTTCATGATAACAATTCGTGGTTACAATATAGGAATTCGATTCCCTAGCGCACGGTCTTTTAAGAATTATTTTTGCCTTCCCGTATGTTGCTGGTCGTGATGAAACATCGGCCAGGGGGAGTCGGTCAAATAGCCTGAGCCTGTTATGGCATAAAGTTTTTTATCCCAGGAACCGACATAGATGGTTCCATCCAGGCCTATGGTTGGCGAAGAATACACATGACGTCCAGTTAAAAACTCCCACTGCTTTGTCCCATCAGGATTTATGGCACGAATGCTGCCATTACCAGATGTATAATAAGAGCGAAAGCCAACATAGATTGTGCCATCTGAACCTATAGCCGGTGAAGATTGAGAAATATAACTACCAGTATAGAATCCCCACTTCTCCGTGCCATTAGGATTTATGGCATAAAGTATACCATGAAGAGAGCCAACATAGATTGTGCCATCTATACCTATAGCCGGTGAAGAGGACAATACCCTAACACCAGTAAAAAACTCCCATTTCTTTGTCCCATCAGGATTTATGGCATAAAGTATACCATCATTGGAGCCTATATAGACGGTTCCATCTGAACCTATGGCTGGTGAAGAGTAGACATAATCACCAGTCAAGAACTCCCACTTCTTGGTCCCATCGGGATTAACGGCATAAAGTTTATAATCAATAGAGCCGACGTAGATTGTACCATCGGAACCTACGGCTGGTGAAGAGCTAACGTTACCACCCGTCAAAAATTCCCACTTCTTGGTCCCATCGGGATTAACGGCATAAAGTTTATCATCAATAGAGCCGACGTAGATGGTTCCATCTGCGCCGATGGCTGGTGAAGAACTAACGTTACCACCCGTTAAAAACTCCCACTTCTTGGTCCCATCGGGATTAACGGCATAAAGTTTATCATCAAAAGAGCCAACATAGATTGTGCCATCAGAACCTATTGCCGGTGAAGACTCCACAGCGCCACCAGTTAAGAACTCCCATTTAGCATTAATTACAGCAACTGTATTCTCGTCATTTGCTGTCTGGTCAGCGGTGTCATAAACAATAACCTCAATTGTGTACGTACCATTGTCGTATTGTTTTGTATCCCATGAATAACTGTATGGTGAAGATGTATCAGTATATATAAGATTCTCATTAATATAAAACTCTACTTTGCTTATTGGGTTGGGAGCATCAACGTCAGTCGTAATATCGATATTACCTGAAACATCCGCGCCATCATAAGGGTATGTTATAGAAATTGATAGTTTATTATCTACTATAACTGTAAGCTGGTCATTAGCCGTATGGCCTGCCTTGTCATAGCCAACAACCTTGATTGTATAGGAACCGTTATCGTATTGATTTGTATCCCAGGAATAGCTGTAAGGTGTAGAAATGTCAGTATAAGTGAGGGAATCATCAATATAGAATTCCACTTTTTTTATGCCATTAATAGACATAATGTTAGTTTTAATATCAATTGTTCCTGAAACAATTGAATCAGCGGGAGGAGATGTGATATTTACTATTATTATTCCTTTATTCGCCTCCCAGGTACCCGTGGAGAATAGTGAGCCAGATCCCATTATGAGATTACCGCCACAAAAGAAAGAAAAACTTCCAGAGAATCCATCGTATTCTCCATGTGCTGTGCTATCCGACGAAAAAGCGCCGCTTAATACCGTGGAAACATCTCCGCCTGGATAACGGATTCTAGCAGCGAAGCTGTCCTTCTCAATTGCGGCAGTCATACTGGATAGAAAATCGGCTCTACACCAGGTGCCATATCCCGCCGACATACTTATGCGAGCGACAAGGCTGTCGATGACACCTGCTCCAGTGACACGAAAGGAGACTGGAAGATCTTGGCTTGTCATGCCCAACCAGAATCCGGCAAACCGGGTTGGATCATACTCATCAGTCGTGTCATCCTCATCAGCGGGGGGCTCAGTCAGATCACAGCCCACCATCAGGCAGAGATATAATAGAATTAAAAGGCCTGTCCTCAGGTAAATGGCTTTTTTTATGATACCCCCCTTTTTATACTGATTTGCGAAAAAGAATATCTTCAACCTATCGAATTTTACACCATGTGCCAAACAAGGCCCCTGGCACCTCATACAATAAATCTGCAATTATCTTTGTTAACGGGATGAGCTGATTCTTTATAATTCTATATTAAGCCCTATTCTATTTGCATGACCTTTCCTTTGCTGACAGCTCAAGGGCAATATGCTGCCAGCCTTATGCGTGCAGGAATCAATTGATTATATTTTTTTCGATATCACAGCAGATGATAGGCAATGATGTGAAGTGAAGCTAGGGCTATGTCCTTTGAAAATCAATGAATAAGGAATAATGGGGGAAAGTAGATACTGTATCAACCGCGCCCTTGAGCTGGGTGCTTTCCGTTATAAAGGTGGCACGTCCTCCCTGCTGCCAATTCCAGGTGTGGCACGTCTGCGTGCTGGACGAGGTAGAGGTTCACTTGCGATACACCTCCTTCCGGTGTCCCACTTTTACAATCAGGACTGTGTGCTGCTCATCATCCACCGCGTAGACGATCCGGTAGGGTCCCTGCCGCAGCCGGTAGCATTCCTGGCGTGCGAGTTTTTCGCATCCTTTCGGCCGGGGGTCTTCGGCTAACTCCCGGATTCGCTGCACAACCCTCCGGCGGACCCTTTTGCCATCAATCAGCTCGATTTCCTTGACGGCAGAGGGTTTTATAAGCAGCTCATATCCGGCCACTGCGCCTCAGGTCTTTCAGTACATCCTCGAAGCGCAGGTTCGGCTCGCCTGCGCGCTCATCAAATGCGGCCAGGTCCTCCAGTTCCTCGGCCAGGCTCAGCCGCAGCGCCTCATTCACCAGGTCCGAGATGGAGCGATCCGTTTCGGCGGCCTTGAGCCGCAGGGCTTTGTGGAGTCGGCTATCCAAGTAAATGGTTGTTCGTTTGACGTCAGTGCCCACCGCCCTTGAATATAACATTATGGCGTTATAATGTCAAGCATTATAACATCATGGTGTCATAGCAGAGGCTTCAGGCAACACCTCACTCCAGCGAGACCTCCGTCAGGGCGTATTCCTCAAAATAGTCGGAATAGCCCATTTTGTTGCCGTATTCATCCATCCATACTGAGCCGGTGAGGGTGATTTCCCGGTATACCAGCCCCTCGGGCGCGATGTAGTCAAACACGGTGATATCCTCATCCCACTGCTCGTCTTCGTCAAAGTCGTACAGCCATTGGATCTTGTAGCAGGAGAACTCACCGGCGGGGGCCTGAAAATCTTCCTCGGCCAGAACCTGCTTGTCAATGCGCCAGGGATTTTCGGCTTCTCGGAAGGTCCAGATCGCACCGACTTTCAGCGGATACTGCAACACTTTCACTGGCGGGTCCTCGAAATAGATGCTGTCATTCATGACGAAGCGAAGGGGGAGGGCCGCCTGGAGGTAAGCAGATAATTCCCGCACACTGCCGAAAGTCCTGCCCTTGAATAGGATTCTACCACTCGTTTGGGTCTTGGGAAGAACAAGTAGACCGCCCGGTTCATAGGCATAGAGGTAGAGGCCCTCATCGGTGTTGTTATAATAATCGACCCCGGAATGAGTATAGGGGCCGGCGTTTTCTTCCGAATAAAGAGCGTACGCCTTGTGGTCCTCCCGGAGGGTTACCTTGCCAGTGATGACGACCGAAACGTCAGAAGTATAGGTGGAGGTATCTGTGTAAACCGGCGTTTCCGTGCTGTCCTGGTAGAAGTAGAGGCTACATTGTCGGGTGTATTCCCAGGTATTACCGACGGCGAGGGGATAGATCTGGCCGGGGTTGTCGGTTTCCGGGTCGCAAGAAAGGCCCGCGAAGGCCACCAGGGCCAGGAGGGCGACGGGATAGAAATACCTTAACATAATGTTTCCATTCTCATTGGATTCACAGCACGCTTCCCAGGAAGAACAGGATGGCCACCGCTGTCTTCACGTAGGGGCAGAGTTTCATTGGTAGGAGGGCGGTACGTGCGCCGGTGAGCTGCGACAATAAGGCCATGACCACCAGCATGGCATTGACGACTGGACAGTAGCGAGTCAGGGAATTTGGGCAGAGTTCCATTCATATTTCATTCCCAGCAATCGAATGAGGTGCTGTCTGTCGTAAAGGCTATCGATTGATCTGAGGATTCTCGCACCCAGATTTTTAGATAAACTTCTGCATTGCATGGCGGTTCAAACGGGCGCGTGTTCATACTGATCTTCATCAACCTGACCGTATCCAACTCGCCCGGCTCCAGGTGGCCATCCCAGTCTGGAGTGTCCCAGAGGGTGGTCAACTGTATTTCTCCCAGCAATTCACCGGTGGAATCGATATAGACGGTCGCATTGGGTACGTACAGGCCGTCAAAGGTCTGATCGCAGCTGGTGTTCTGGATCTCCATATCGAGATGGCATCTAACAGGATCGGGGGGAATCACCGGCCCCAGATTAGCCCATATCGAGACACTCAGGAACCGTAACTCCAGATTCTCCAGGCTGGCTACCGGTGCTGATTCTTGCTCACATGCAATGCTGACAATAAATAGCAGCACAACCGGGACACAGAAGAGCTTAATCCGCTCTATCATAGCTAAGACCATTACTTACAGCATACTCCCCAGGAAGAACAGGATGGCCACCGTCGTTTTCACGTAGGGGCAGAGTTTCATGGGCAGGAGGGTGGTGCGCGCGCCGGTGAGCTGCGACAGGAGGGCCATGACCACCAGCATGGCGGCGGAGGTCTGGTAGACGATGATGGCGATGTGGTTCCGGGACCAGCCCAATAGGGTCACCAGGGATACCAGCAGGCCGATGAAGATGAAGGTCAGCCCCTCGGCGATCCACTCCATGGTGAT comes from the Candidatus Neomarinimicrobiota bacterium genome and includes:
- a CDS encoding type II toxin-antitoxin system RelE/ParE family toxin; this encodes MAGYELLIKPSAVKEIELIDGKRVRRRVVQRIRELAEDPRPKGCEKLARQECYRLRQGPYRIVYAVDDEQHTVLIVKVGHRKEVYRK
- a CDS encoding ribbon-helix-helix protein, CopG family, which produces MGTDVKRTTIYLDSRLHKALRLKAAETDRSISDLVNEALRLSLAEELEDLAAFDERAGEPNLRFEDVLKDLRRSGRI
- a CDS encoding MATE family efflux transporter, which gives rise to MHKARRQASSRVADFLAHPRRALWTLSLPILGGQVIHTFYSIVDMIFVGWVGPDAVTALAFNVPLVFFAMGMTMGLSSGVTAVVAQALGGRDKARADNTAEHAVVLGLAIGAPLVVIGLTWGPQLLSVLGARGDVSVLAWSYFQVICWGMIFSTLSAFFRGILAGEGDTLRPMLIMGMGMVLNIILDPVFIFAFGLGVRGAAYATVISQLIVFSTFVYLIFLRRSTFVQFRLRYFQFKTAILVAIFQIGVPASISFVFMSMGQGIYNKILSSFSQYAVAAYQIAGRVEMIYFMPVIAIATGVVTLAGMFYGAGEYGRLREIVRYAIQWAVVIGLVAVVLIYPSAPVIMQIFKPSDEILAYGVNYLRIIVLIFPFVPIGVISGRVMQGLGKGLPFMVLSFLRVIAIGTPLAAIFTYVFEKPIEWVWFAMISGGLVSMVVGLIWLGASLRQAERRPRPDKVLKEAPEPALKGAA
- the sixA gene encoding phosphohistidine phosphatase SixA, whose product is MKLSMHLYLVQHADARPKEEDPGRPLSDKGQADIRKVAAFLSEHSAVRVGLILHSGKLRAQQTAETLAEHLHPGSVTATDGLSPLDDPAIWAGRLAETDEDLMLVGHLPHMSKLAARLLIQNDERTVVQFQMGGVVCLRRDEVGAWSLRWMMVPELVN
- a CDS encoding PQQ-binding-like beta-propeller repeat protein yields the protein MAHGVKFDRLKIFFFANQYKKGGIIKKAIYLRTGLLILLYLCLMVGCDLTEPPADEDDTTDEYDPTRFAGFWLGMTSQDLPVSFRVTGAGVIDSLVARISMSAGYGTWCRADFLSSMTAAIEKDSFAARIRYPGGDVSTVLSGAFSSDSTAHGEYDGFSGSFSFFCGGNLIMGSGSLFSTGTWEANKGIIIVNITSPPADSIVSGTIDIKTNIMSINGIKKVEFYIDDSLTYTDISTPYSYSWDTNQYDNGSYTIKVVGYDKAGHTANDQLTVIVDNKLSISITYPYDGADVSGNIDITTDVDAPNPISKVEFYINENLIYTDTSSPYSYSWDTKQYDNGTYTIEVIVYDTADQTANDENTVAVINAKWEFLTGGAVESSPAIGSDGTIYVGSFDDKLYAVNPDGTKKWEFLTGGNVSSSPAIGADGTIYVGSIDDKLYAVNPDGTKKWEFLTGGNVSSSPAVGSDGTIYVGSIDYKLYAVNPDGTKKWEFLTGDYVYSSPAIGSDGTVYIGSNDGILYAINPDGTKKWEFFTGVRVLSSSPAIGIDGTIYVGSLHGILYAINPNGTEKWGFYTGSYISQSSPAIGSDGTIYVGFRSYYTSGNGSIRAINPDGTKQWEFLTGRHVYSSPTIGLDGTIYVGSWDKKLYAITGSGYLTDSPWPMFHHDQQHTGRQK